The Geothrix sp. DNA segment ACGCGATGGAGGCCTCCATGTCCAAGGTCTGGGGCAGCGAGGCCCTCTTCGCCACGGCCGACGACGCCGTGCAGTCCTTCGGCGGCGCAGGCTTCAGCGCGGAGTATCCCCCTGAGAAGATCTACCGGGACTGCCGCATCAACCGCATCTTCGAAGGCACCAACGAGATCAACCGCCTGCTCATCGCCCAGACCTTCCTCAAGCGCTGCAGCGGCGTGGACGGCCTGCCCCTGGCCCAGGCCACCTCGGCGCCCCTCGACCTACCCCAGGATGACCTGCTCCGCACCGTGGCCCTGTCCAAGGCCCGGGCCCTCAAGGTGATCGCCCTGGCCCAGGGGCTGCACGGGCCGAAGATCCTCGACAACCAGGAGGCTGCGGCCCGCATCGCCAACATGCTGCTGGAGATCTACGCCATGGAAGCCGCCGTGGTTCGCGCGCAGAAGATGGCCGCCGCCAGCCACCGCTGGTCCGCCCTGGCCCTGGACCTGGCCACGGCCTACGCCCAGGAGGCCTGGAACCGCATCCAGGCCGAAGCGCGCATGCTGGCCGCAGAGCTGGCCTCGGATGCGGTCCTGGACGCCCTGGTGGCGGACCTCCTCGCCATGCAGGCCCCGGCCCCCGTGGCCCTGTCCGCCGTGCGCCAGCGGATCGCCCAGGCCCTGGTGGATCAGGGCCGGTACCCGATCTCGGCGGTCTGACCCGCTGGAAGGCCCAAAACTCAGGCCCAGGGGGATCTCCACCCGATATCAGTAGGGTGGAGATCCCCCCATGAGCGTCAGGCCCCAACCCACCCAGCATGAGAAGGTCCTGGGCGAGGACGACTTCATCGTCTCCAAGACCGATCTGAAGGGCGTCATCACCTACGGGAACCGCATCTTCATCGAGATCTCGGGCTACTCGGAGCGCGAGCTTCTCGGTGCTCCGCACAGCATCCTGCGGCATCCCGACATGCCCCGGGCCGTGTTCAAGCTCCTCTGGGACACCATCCAATCGAAACAGGAGATCTCGGCCTACGTGAAGAACTTGGCCAGGGACGGCAGCTTCTACTGGGTCTTCGCCAACGTGACGCCCTCCTTCGACGCCCACGGGAATCTCATCGGCTACTACTCGGTGCGTCGGAAGCCGAGGCCTGAGGCCATCCAGGCCGTCGAGGGCCTCTACCGCATCATGCTCGAGGCCGAGCGCAGGGCCGGGGACGGCCAGGCCGGCATGAAGGCCTCCACGGACATCCTCCACCAGCACCTCGAAAAGAAGGGCGTGAGCTATGAAGAATTTATCTTTGGGCTCTAGGCTCCACTACCTCGTCGCCATCTCGTTGGGGCTGTTCCTGCTCTTCGGCCACCTGGCCTCCGGGGCCAGCCGGCTGACGACCTGGGCCTGGGTCGACTTCGGCGCCACGGCCCTCCTGCTGGCGCTGGCGCTCTATTCCATCATCCGCAT contains these protein-coding regions:
- a CDS encoding PAS domain-containing protein — its product is MSVRPQPTQHEKVLGEDDFIVSKTDLKGVITYGNRIFIEISGYSERELLGAPHSILRHPDMPRAVFKLLWDTIQSKQEISAYVKNLARDGSFYWVFANVTPSFDAHGNLIGYYSVRRKPRPEAIQAVEGLYRIMLEAERRAGDGQAGMKASTDILHQHLEKKGVSYEEFIFGL